In Massilistercora timonensis, the following are encoded in one genomic region:
- a CDS encoding ABC transporter substrate-binding protein encodes MKKRFTALLLVALMLSAAVCACAAKEEGAAGENLPKKTKVVLNEVAHSIFYAPMYVAIEEGYFQEEGIDLELVTGFGADKTMTAVLSDSADIGFMGSEASIYTYNEGATDHVVNFAQLTQRAGNFLVARQEMPDFTWEDLKGTDVLGGRKGGMPQMVFEYILKQNGIDPAKDVAIDQSIDFGSTAAAFAEGQADFTVEFEPGATSLEQEGKGYVVASLGTDSGYVPYTAFSAKQSYLDENPDVIQGFTNALQKGMDFVQAHTPEEIAAVIEPQFKETDLDTITTIVSRYYEQDTWKDNLIFQEESFDLLQDILDEAGELSKRASYADLVTTEFAEKAAR; translated from the coding sequence ATGAAAAAGCGATTTACCGCCCTTTTACTTGTCGCTCTTATGCTGAGCGCCGCTGTGTGCGCCTGCGCTGCCAAAGAAGAAGGCGCTGCGGGAGAAAACCTTCCGAAAAAAACGAAAGTGGTCCTCAACGAGGTGGCTCACTCCATCTTCTATGCGCCCATGTATGTGGCCATCGAAGAAGGATATTTCCAGGAAGAAGGCATCGACCTGGAACTGGTGACCGGATTTGGCGCCGACAAGACAATGACCGCCGTCCTCTCCGACAGCGCGGACATTGGATTTATGGGCTCGGAAGCCTCTATCTACACCTACAATGAAGGCGCCACTGACCACGTAGTCAACTTCGCCCAGCTCACCCAGCGGGCCGGCAATTTCCTTGTAGCCCGCCAGGAGATGCCTGACTTTACCTGGGAAGACCTGAAAGGGACCGACGTCCTGGGAGGGAGAAAAGGCGGCATGCCTCAGATGGTCTTCGAGTATATCTTGAAACAAAATGGCATTGACCCGGCTAAGGATGTAGCTATTGACCAGAGCATCGACTTTGGCTCTACTGCCGCCGCTTTCGCGGAAGGCCAGGCGGACTTCACCGTAGAGTTTGAACCGGGCGCCACCAGTCTGGAGCAGGAAGGCAAAGGCTATGTTGTGGCCTCCCTGGGCACAGACAGCGGATACGTTCCCTACACGGCATTCTCCGCCAAACAGAGCTACCTGGATGAGAACCCGGATGTGATCCAGGGATTCACCAATGCGCTGCAGAAAGGAATGGACTTTGTGCAGGCCCACACCCCGGAAGAGATCGCCGCCGTCATAGAACCCCAGTTTAAGGAGACAGACCTTGACACCATCACCACCATCGTCTCCCGCTATTACGAACAGGACACCTGGAAAGACAATCTGATCTTCCAGGAAGAAAGCTTCGACCTGCTCCAGGATATCCTGGATGAGGCCGGAGAACTCTCCAAACGCGCTTCCTACGCGGATCTGGTGACCACAGAATTCGCCGAAAAAGCAGCCCGGTAA
- the ade gene encoding adenine deaminase, whose amino-acid sequence MKIRPKNKRQLLKAALGEIPSDLLIKNVKLVNTITGEIYPANVFVYDGMIAHVEYQNLEADLDKAAEVIDGQGQYLLPGFIDAHEHIESSMMTPRNFARTVIPHGTTTVITDPHEIGNVWGVEGVRYMYDSSEELPMRQLIDIPSCVPAVPGLENAGAEFGVAEIEELAKLPRVIGLAEVMDFIDVIEGGDRMMDIIEVAEKNGLYLQGHAPFVTGRSLSAYLCGGPNTCHESRLGEEAKEKIRSGMHVDARDSSITKNVKEIWEGVKDFRFFDNLSLCTDDREADDILHNGHMNDVVRSAIRCGMEPVAAIKSATLNNAREAGLENLGAVAPGYVADLQLVESLTELKPSKVFFGGKLVAEDGKLLASIEEKSYPLESRNSVHVKELTEEDFTLRAPVQDGKVKVTVMTYYDLNLSSTEAVCEELPVKDGRLDLSGDENLKFVAVVNRYEGNDNLALGVVRGFGTTCGALASTVSHDSHNLTIVYDDPADALIAAEELKRVGGGMCAVKDGQILHTLELPLAGLISLKKAEDLAADSAKMKEANRALGLTEMENPLLRIVTLALPVIPEAKMSDLGLVDVNHKKILPVFPE is encoded by the coding sequence ATGAAAATTCGTCCAAAGAACAAGCGGCAGCTTCTGAAAGCTGCCCTGGGAGAGATCCCAAGCGATCTGCTGATCAAGAATGTGAAGCTGGTCAACACCATCACAGGAGAGATCTATCCGGCCAATGTTTTTGTCTACGACGGGATGATCGCCCATGTGGAGTATCAGAACCTGGAGGCGGATCTTGACAAGGCCGCGGAGGTGATCGACGGGCAGGGCCAGTACCTGCTCCCGGGATTTATCGACGCCCATGAGCATATTGAGAGCTCCATGATGACGCCCCGGAATTTCGCCCGTACTGTGATCCCCCACGGGACCACCACCGTTATCACCGATCCCCATGAGATCGGAAATGTGTGGGGTGTGGAAGGCGTGCGCTATATGTACGACAGTTCTGAGGAACTGCCCATGCGGCAGCTCATCGATATTCCAAGCTGCGTGCCGGCAGTCCCGGGCCTTGAGAACGCCGGGGCAGAGTTTGGCGTGGCGGAGATTGAAGAACTGGCTAAGCTTCCCCGGGTCATCGGCCTGGCGGAGGTGATGGATTTCATTGATGTGATCGAAGGCGGAGACCGGATGATGGATATCATCGAAGTGGCGGAGAAGAACGGGCTGTATCTCCAGGGCCACGCGCCGTTTGTAACAGGAAGATCCCTGTCCGCGTATCTGTGCGGCGGTCCCAACACCTGCCATGAATCCCGGCTGGGAGAAGAGGCGAAGGAGAAGATCCGCAGCGGTATGCACGTGGACGCCAGAGACAGCTCCATCACCAAGAACGTGAAGGAGATCTGGGAGGGCGTGAAAGACTTCCGGTTCTTTGACAACTTAAGTCTGTGTACCGATGACCGGGAGGCGGACGACATTCTCCACAACGGCCATATGAACGATGTGGTGCGTTCGGCGATCCGCTGCGGCATGGAGCCGGTGGCAGCCATCAAGAGCGCGACCCTGAACAATGCAAGAGAGGCCGGCCTTGAGAACCTGGGCGCAGTGGCGCCGGGATATGTGGCGGATCTGCAGCTTGTAGAGAGCCTGACGGAACTGAAGCCTTCCAAGGTATTCTTTGGCGGGAAACTGGTGGCGGAGGACGGGAAGCTTCTGGCTTCCATTGAAGAGAAATCTTATCCGCTGGAGAGCCGCAATTCCGTCCATGTAAAGGAGCTGACGGAAGAGGACTTTACACTGAGAGCCCCGGTGCAGGATGGAAAGGTCAAGGTTACGGTAATGACTTATTACGACCTGAACCTGTCCTCCACAGAGGCGGTGTGTGAGGAGCTTCCGGTGAAGGACGGGCGGCTGGATCTTAGTGGAGATGAGAATCTGAAATTTGTGGCCGTGGTCAACCGTTATGAGGGCAACGACAATCTGGCGCTGGGTGTGGTCCGTGGATTCGGTACTACCTGCGGAGCCCTTGCTTCCACCGTGTCCCATGACAGCCACAATCTGACCATTGTCTACGATGATCCGGCGGACGCTCTGATCGCGGCAGAGGAGCTGAAGCGTGTGGGCGGCGGCATGTGCGCGGTGAAGGATGGACAGATCCTCCACACTCTGGAGCTTCCGCTGGCCGGGCTGATCTCCCTGAAGAAAGCGGAAGATCTTGCGGCGGACAGCGCTAAGATGAAAGAGGCGAACCGGGCGCTGGGACTTACCGAGATGGAGAACCCGCTCCTTAGGATCGTGACGCTGGCTCTTCCGGTGATCCCGGAGGCGAAGATGTCAGACCTTGGCCTGGTAGACGTAAATCATAAGAAGATCCTTCCGGTCTTCCCGGAGTAG
- a CDS encoding phosphopentomutase yields MGKRVFLIVLDSVGVGEAPDAELFDDVGCDTFGTCVRSGKLHVPNLEKLGICSLEGTSFQKKVSGVEGCYARMREDSMGKDTTVGHWEIAGLISRKPFPTYPNGFPREIIDAFSKATGRGVLCNQPYSGTEVIKKYGREQERTGDLIVYTSADSVFQIAAHEEVVPLEELYEDCRKARAILTGEHGVGRVIARPFVGTYPDYQRTVNRHDFSLEPPRETILDALKAAGYQVIGVGKIKDIFAGKGLTRSYPNEGNQKNMEQTLEILKEDFTGLCFVNLVDFDMLYGHRNDIDGYVNALNEVDVQLGELMAGMGPEDYLMITADHGCDPGFKGTDHSREYTPCLCWGQRLKKGVDLGTRGSFADIAQTIGELFGLSWQGDGSSFLGQILR; encoded by the coding sequence ATGGGGAAACGGGTATTTCTCATCGTACTGGACAGTGTTGGCGTAGGGGAGGCCCCGGACGCGGAACTTTTTGACGATGTGGGCTGCGATACCTTTGGCACCTGCGTTCGCAGTGGAAAACTTCATGTGCCCAATCTGGAGAAGCTTGGTATCTGTAGTCTGGAGGGGACGTCTTTTCAGAAAAAGGTTTCCGGGGTGGAAGGGTGTTACGCCAGAATGCGGGAAGATTCCATGGGCAAAGACACCACCGTGGGCCACTGGGAGATCGCCGGACTGATCTCCAGGAAACCATTTCCCACGTATCCCAACGGCTTTCCCCGGGAGATCATCGATGCATTTTCCAAAGCCACCGGCAGGGGCGTGCTCTGCAACCAGCCCTATTCCGGGACGGAAGTGATCAAAAAATACGGCCGGGAGCAGGAGAGGACCGGGGATCTGATCGTTTATACGTCCGCGGACAGCGTTTTCCAGATTGCCGCCCATGAAGAGGTGGTCCCTCTGGAGGAGCTTTATGAGGACTGCCGCAAGGCGAGAGCCATTCTCACCGGTGAGCACGGGGTGGGGCGGGTGATCGCCCGGCCCTTTGTGGGGACTTATCCGGATTACCAGCGGACGGTAAACCGCCATGATTTCTCTCTGGAACCGCCCAGGGAGACCATCCTGGACGCATTGAAGGCGGCGGGATATCAGGTGATCGGCGTGGGGAAGATCAAGGATATTTTCGCCGGGAAAGGGCTGACCAGATCGTATCCCAACGAGGGAAACCAGAAGAATATGGAGCAGACGCTGGAAATCCTGAAGGAAGATTTCACAGGGCTTTGTTTCGTCAACCTGGTGGATTTCGATATGCTCTATGGCCACCGCAACGATATTGACGGGTATGTGAACGCCCTGAATGAGGTGGATGTACAGCTTGGGGAACTGATGGCGGGGATGGGCCCGGAAGACTACCTGATGATCACCGCGGACCACGGCTGTGATCCGGGGTTCAAAGGGACGGATCACAGCCGGGAATACACCCCCTGCCTGTGCTGGGGGCAGAGGTTAAAGAAAGGAGTGGATCTGGGGACCCGTGGATCTTTTGCAGATATCGCCCAGACCATTGGGGAACTGTTTGGTCTGTCCTGGCAGGGAGACGGAAGCAGTTTCCTGGGGCAGATCCTTCGATGA
- a CDS encoding CarD family transcriptional regulator, with protein MFKVGDYVAHYKEGVCEVIDVGKLEMSCSDREKEYYTLKPLYDAGGTVYTPVNNEKRQIREIISAKEARTLIEQLREAEDLQIADEKKREVFYKEALLSNQCQKWVAVIKTTYLRREKRLACGKKAVGMDERYLSSAERFLTGELATALKKPRAEIKEYIIEQIKG; from the coding sequence ATGTTTAAGGTCGGCGATTATGTGGCGCATTATAAAGAAGGTGTCTGTGAAGTGATCGATGTCGGGAAGCTGGAGATGAGCTGTTCGGACAGGGAGAAAGAATATTATACGCTGAAGCCTCTGTACGATGCGGGAGGAACCGTTTATACCCCTGTAAACAATGAAAAAAGGCAGATCAGAGAGATCATTTCCGCTAAGGAAGCCAGAACGCTGATCGAACAGCTGCGAGAGGCGGAGGATCTGCAGATAGCAGATGAGAAAAAAAGAGAGGTGTTTTATAAAGAAGCGCTTCTGAGCAACCAGTGCCAGAAGTGGGTCGCGGTGATCAAGACCACCTATCTCAGGCGGGAGAAACGTCTGGCCTGCGGAAAGAAGGCAGTAGGGATGGACGAGCGGTACTTAAGCAGCGCGGAGCGGTTCCTCACCGGGGAACTGGCCACGGCGCTTAAAAAGCCGCGGGCGGAGATCAAGGAGTATATCATTGAGCAGATAAAAGGCTGA
- a CDS encoding 2-dehydropantoate 2-reductase — MEMKNAALIGLGAMGVFFAPRMEEHLGRENFCVIAGGERKKRLEEQGVTVNGKNYRFPVCEPENGEPKDLIIMAVKDMGLSQALQDIRRFVGERTQILCVMNGVESEEKVAAAYGWEHTLYSYMRVSIVMKDGKADFDPYWGKVHFGEARNEELTERVKAVQEVFERCDIPYEVDKDMVWGLWFKYMCNVGENLTCALLGIPFGAYGVSQAASSIRWAAMKEVQAVAEAKGIHISDEVMRGQDQTLLTIPYQNKPSTLQDLEAGRKTEIEMFAGSMVRMGQELGVPTPVCWMFLQGIHVLEEKNEGKI; from the coding sequence ATGGAGATGAAAAATGCGGCGCTGATCGGCCTTGGGGCCATGGGAGTCTTTTTCGCGCCAAGGATGGAGGAGCATCTGGGGCGGGAGAATTTCTGCGTGATCGCCGGCGGAGAGCGGAAAAAGCGTCTGGAGGAACAGGGAGTAACGGTGAATGGAAAGAATTACCGTTTCCCTGTCTGTGAGCCGGAGAACGGGGAGCCAAAAGATCTGATCATCATGGCAGTAAAAGATATGGGGCTTTCCCAGGCGCTTCAGGATATCCGCAGATTTGTGGGGGAGCGCACCCAGATCCTCTGTGTGATGAACGGCGTGGAGAGTGAAGAAAAAGTGGCTGCTGCATATGGGTGGGAACACACCCTGTATTCCTATATGCGGGTTTCCATCGTTATGAAGGATGGAAAGGCGGATTTTGATCCCTACTGGGGAAAAGTTCATTTTGGCGAGGCCCGCAATGAAGAACTGACAGAGCGGGTGAAGGCGGTGCAAGAGGTGTTTGAGCGCTGCGATATCCCTTATGAGGTGGATAAGGACATGGTCTGGGGCCTGTGGTTCAAATACATGTGCAATGTGGGAGAGAACCTTACCTGCGCGCTGCTGGGGATCCCCTTTGGCGCCTATGGCGTAAGCCAGGCGGCCAGCAGTATCCGCTGGGCGGCCATGAAGGAGGTACAGGCAGTGGCAGAGGCAAAAGGCATCCACATTTCCGATGAGGTGATGCGGGGCCAGGATCAGACGCTGCTTACCATCCCCTATCAGAATAAGCCCTCCACCCTGCAGGACCTGGAGGCCGGGAGGAAGACGGAGATCGAGATGTTCGCCGGAAGCATGGTGCGTATGGGACAAGAGCTGGGGGTTCCCACGCCGGTGTGCTGGATGTTTCTTCAGGGGATCCATGTGCTGGAAGAGAAAAATGAAGGGAAGATCTAG
- a CDS encoding NCS2 family permease, translating into MGKLQSFFKLSEKGSNVKTEILAGFTTFMTMAYVLVVQPSAIIGFGDAASFTDVNGLVITKEALAVTCAIVSALITLFMGLYANMPFALATGMGTNFMFGALLQAGTLAFGEIMAITLISGTIFVVLTIFGIRDLIVKAIPKNIKVSIGAAIGFYIAYLGFDNSGIGVFEDGISRGDFTQPAVALSLLGLFLIAILTAYHVNGAILIGIVAVTLLGIPVGVTQLPDSVAKLPDMAGLGNLMLSFDFKGLLAFQTVIYVFITFCGDFFSTLGTVLGVAGKANMLDENGNMPDIQKPFLVDAIGTCVGACTGNTTITTFVESSSGVEAGGRTGLTSVVVAILFGIMVFFSPLVLMIPDAATGPALIFVGFLMVSGIQNIDFSDFTDAFGPFVMIMFVIFAGGIASGIAAGILAHIFIKLATGKYKELSPVMYVLAIPLVMYFIFN; encoded by the coding sequence ATGGGGAAATTACAATCATTTTTCAAACTCAGTGAAAAGGGATCTAACGTAAAGACGGAAATCCTTGCCGGCTTTACCACCTTTATGACTATGGCGTATGTACTGGTGGTACAGCCCAGCGCCATCATCGGATTCGGCGACGCCGCTTCCTTTACAGACGTAAACGGGCTGGTGATCACCAAGGAAGCCCTTGCGGTAACCTGTGCCATCGTCAGCGCGCTGATCACGTTGTTCATGGGATTATATGCCAACATGCCTTTTGCCCTGGCTACCGGAATGGGTACCAACTTCATGTTCGGAGCGCTTCTGCAGGCAGGGACGCTGGCATTTGGAGAGATCATGGCCATTACCCTGATCTCCGGTACCATCTTTGTGGTCCTGACTATCTTCGGGATCCGGGACCTGATCGTAAAGGCGATCCCCAAGAATATTAAAGTGTCTATTGGAGCAGCTATTGGATTTTACATCGCGTATCTGGGATTTGACAACTCCGGGATCGGAGTCTTCGAGGACGGGATCAGCAGAGGAGACTTTACTCAGCCGGCAGTGGCCCTTTCCCTGCTGGGACTTTTCCTGATCGCCATCCTGACCGCTTATCATGTAAACGGCGCCATCCTGATCGGGATCGTGGCAGTAACCCTTCTTGGGATCCCGGTGGGCGTGACCCAGCTTCCGGATTCTGTGGCGAAGCTTCCGGATATGGCAGGCCTGGGCAACCTGATGCTGTCCTTTGACTTCAAGGGTCTTCTGGCATTCCAGACGGTGATCTACGTGTTCATCACCTTCTGCGGCGACTTCTTCTCAACGCTGGGAACTGTCCTGGGTGTTGCGGGCAAAGCCAACATGCTGGATGAGAACGGAAATATGCCGGATATCCAGAAGCCTTTCCTGGTAGACGCCATCGGAACCTGCGTGGGCGCCTGCACCGGTAACACGACCATCACTACTTTCGTAGAGTCTTCCTCTGGTGTTGAGGCAGGCGGAAGAACTGGTCTGACCAGCGTTGTGGTAGCCATCCTGTTCGGCATTATGGTATTCTTCTCACCGCTGGTACTGATGATTCCGGACGCTGCGACAGGCCCGGCTCTGATCTTCGTAGGATTCCTGATGGTATCCGGTATCCAGAATATCGACTTCAGCGATTTTACCGATGCCTTCGGCCCCTTTGTCATGATCATGTTCGTGATCTTCGCGGGCGGTATCGCTTCCGGTATCGCGGCAGGTATCCTGGCACACATTTTCATCAAACTGGCGACCGGCAAATACAAAGAGCTGTCTCCGGTTATGTATGTGCTGGCGATCCCGTTGGTAATGTACTTTATTTTCAATTAA
- a CDS encoding diacylglycerol kinase family protein, with protein sequence MKEKKNPLYKSFGYAFEGIFTCIRRERNMQIHCVATVLVVLAGIWLGLSKTEWCICLILFGLILGLELVNTAVEAVVDLASEDYHPLAKKAKDTAAGAVLIAAIAAAVIGVIIFGPKLLAVLGLI encoded by the coding sequence ATGAAAGAGAAGAAGAATCCTCTGTATAAAAGTTTTGGCTATGCCTTTGAGGGAATTTTTACATGTATCCGAAGGGAGCGAAATATGCAGATCCATTGCGTGGCCACAGTGCTGGTGGTGCTGGCGGGGATCTGGCTGGGACTTTCGAAGACAGAGTGGTGTATCTGCCTGATCCTGTTTGGCCTGATCCTGGGGCTTGAACTGGTCAACACGGCGGTGGAGGCGGTGGTGGACCTGGCAAGCGAGGATTACCATCCGCTGGCCAAGAAGGCGAAGGATACCGCTGCCGGCGCGGTGCTGATCGCGGCGATCGCAGCCGCGGTGATCGGAGTGATTATCTTCGGGCCTAAACTTCTGGCTGTGTTGGGGCTTATATAA